From Variimorphobacter saccharofermentans, one genomic window encodes:
- a CDS encoding TetR/AcrR family transcriptional regulator: MKNTKKEALAEFHRSNILKAAEKLFFENGIDDTTIDSIAKEAGYSKATLYVYFKNKDDIVNASYLNGMQLFYDTIADAVRNISDFIAQFYSVCDAMVAFQKEYPFYFDSLLRDMNFASMENDSPKIFEEIVKVGDKIDETIIELLKLGVKQGYVREDIRLQETEYMLWASISGVIYMAKHKERYFSTCIKVTKDDFIRYSFDLLLQSIQK, encoded by the coding sequence ATGAAAAACACAAAAAAAGAAGCTCTGGCTGAATTTCATCGGTCAAATATATTAAAAGCAGCTGAAAAGCTATTTTTTGAAAATGGAATTGATGACACTACTATTGACAGCATCGCGAAGGAGGCCGGCTATAGCAAAGCAACACTTTATGTATATTTTAAAAATAAGGATGATATTGTAAATGCCTCCTATTTAAACGGTATGCAGTTGTTCTATGACACAATTGCTGACGCAGTACGAAACATTTCGGATTTTATTGCTCAGTTTTATTCCGTATGCGATGCGATGGTCGCCTTTCAAAAGGAATATCCGTTTTATTTTGACAGTCTATTGAGGGATATGAATTTTGCATCGATGGAAAATGATTCCCCTAAGATATTCGAGGAAATTGTCAAGGTGGGTGATAAAATTGATGAGACCATAATAGAACTATTAAAGCTCGGTGTGAAGCAAGGCTATGTACGTGAGGATATTCGCCTACAGGAAACAGAATACATGCTTTGGGCCAGCATCTCCGGTGTAATCTATATGGCAAAGCATAAAGAGAGATACTTCTCAACCTGTATCAAGGTGACAAAGGATGACTTTATTCGATACAGCTTTGACCTACTGCTACAATCCATTCAAAAATAA
- a CDS encoding FMN-binding protein gives MSKKKRNLVILIGLILIIGIISLLVYLAFLSNYQNKVAAIEIQDIDFSDIPDGTYYGECDVNFIRAKVSVTMENGIITDITLLEHKNGEGKPAERIIDDIIKAQSLEVDAVSGATNSCKVITQAIMNALENK, from the coding sequence ATGAGTAAAAAGAAAAGAAACCTAGTTATCCTTATTGGCCTAATTCTTATCATAGGCATAATAAGTCTATTAGTCTACTTAGCGTTTTTATCAAATTATCAAAATAAGGTTGCCGCTATTGAAATTCAAGATATTGATTTTTCTGATATACCGGATGGAACCTATTATGGTGAATGTGATGTGAATTTTATACGAGCAAAGGTATCTGTAACTATGGAAAACGGAATCATTACGGATATCACTCTTCTCGAGCACAAGAACGGAGAAGGTAAACCGGCAGAGCGCATCATTGATGACATAATAAAGGCCCAGAGCCTTGAGGTCGATGCGGTATCCGGTGCAACAAATTCGTGTAAGGTTATAACACAGGCCATTATGAATGCATTAGAGAACAAATAA